A single window of Limnothrix sp. FACHB-406 DNA harbors:
- a CDS encoding DUF1257 domain-containing protein: protein MSHFSQIKTQLRNLTSLKAALTDLGMDWKEGPATVRGYQGQTETADVAIEQPNGYDIGFAWNGQEYALVTDMQFWQLNGSVDRFLKQVTQRYAFHTVINSGAEQGFQVAEQVKNEDGSIRLVLQRWNG from the coding sequence ATGTCGCACTTTAGCCAAATCAAAACGCAACTTCGCAACCTGACTTCCCTGAAAGCCGCCCTGACGGATCTGGGCATGGATTGGAAAGAAGGCCCCGCCACCGTGCGTGGTTACCAGGGGCAAACGGAAACCGCCGACGTGGCGATCGAACAGCCCAACGGCTATGACATCGGCTTTGCCTGGAACGGTCAGGAATATGCCCTGGTGACCGATATGCAATTTTGGCAACTGAACGGCTCGGTCGATCGGTTCCTGAAGCAAGTGACCCAGCGCTATGCCTTCCACACCGTGATCAACAGCGGTGCTGAACAGGGCTTCCAAGTGGCCGAGCAGGTCAAGAATGAGGACGGATCGATCCGTCTGGTGTTGCAACGCTGGAATGGTTAA
- a CDS encoding DUF2997 domain-containing protein yields the protein METLEFIIYPDGRVQEKVTGIIGASCAEVTAAIEAQLGRVISREVTSENFARAQADREASIKAQTTFSEW from the coding sequence ATGGAAACCCTGGAATTCATCATTTACCCCGATGGTCGGGTACAGGAGAAAGTCACCGGTATCATCGGGGCCTCCTGTGCCGAAGTGACCGCCGCCATCGAAGCACAACTGGGGCGGGTCATCAGCCGCGAGGTAACTTCCGAAAACTTTGCTCGGGCCCAAGCGGATCGCGAGGCCTCGATCAAAGCCCAAACAACCTTCAGCGAGTGGTAG